A DNA window from Enterobacter asburiae contains the following coding sequences:
- the dmsA gene encoding dimethylsulfoxide reductase subunit A encodes MKINAPEALMAAEVTRRGLMKTTAIGGLAVASSAFTLPFTRLASAADALSPASAPEKVVWSACTVNCGSRCPLRMHVVDGEIKYVETDNTGDDNYEGLHQVRACLRGRSMRRRVYNPDRLKYPMKRVGKRGEGKFERISWDEAYDIIATNMQRLIKEYGNESIYLNYGTGTLGGTLTRSWPPGKTLVARLMNCCGGYLNHYGDYSSAQIAAGLNYTYGGWADGNSPSDIENSKLVVLFGNNPGETRMSGGGVTYYLEQARAKSNARMIIIDPRYTDTGAGREDEWIPIRPGTDAALVSALAWVMITENLVDQPFLDKYCVGYDEKTLPASAPANGHYKAYILGQGSDGVAKTPEWASTITGIPPERIVQLAREIGSAKPAYISQGWGPQRHANGEIATRAISMLSILTGNVGIHGGNTGAREGSYEVPFERMPTLDNPVQTSISMFMWTDAIERGPEMTALRDGVRGKDKLDVPIKMIWNYAGNCLINQHSEINRTHEILQDDKKCEMIVVIDCHMTSSAKYADILLPDCTASEQMDFALDASCGNMSYVIFTDQAIKPRFECKTIYEMTSELAKRLGVEQQFTEGRTQEGWMRHLHELSRKAVPDLPDFDTFRKQGMYKQRDPEGHHVAYKAFREDPQANPLTTPSGKIEIYSEELAKIASTWELPEGDVIDPLPIYTPGFENYNDPLTAKFPLQLTGFHYKARVHSTYGNVDVLKAACRQEMWINPMDAKARGISNGDRVRIFNGRGEVHIEAKVTPRMMPGVVALGEGAWYNPDANRIDQAGSINVLTTQRPSPLAKGNPSHTNLVQVEKV; translated from the coding sequence ATGAAAATCAACGCGCCTGAAGCATTAATGGCTGCCGAGGTCACTCGCCGTGGGTTGATGAAAACCACGGCAATAGGCGGCCTGGCCGTAGCCAGCAGCGCCTTCACGCTTCCTTTTACCCGACTGGCCTCAGCGGCTGATGCACTATCCCCAGCCTCAGCTCCGGAAAAAGTGGTGTGGAGTGCCTGTACCGTAAACTGCGGTAGCCGTTGTCCGCTGCGTATGCATGTGGTGGACGGCGAAATAAAATATGTCGAAACCGACAATACCGGGGACGATAACTATGAAGGGTTACATCAGGTTCGCGCCTGCTTGCGCGGCCGCTCCATGCGTCGTCGCGTGTATAATCCGGACCGCCTGAAATATCCGATGAAGCGCGTCGGTAAGCGTGGGGAAGGGAAGTTCGAGCGGATTAGCTGGGATGAAGCCTACGACATTATCGCCACCAATATGCAGCGCCTTATCAAAGAGTATGGCAACGAATCCATCTACCTGAACTACGGCACCGGGACGCTCGGCGGTACGCTGACCCGCTCCTGGCCACCGGGTAAAACGCTGGTGGCACGTCTGATGAACTGCTGCGGTGGTTATCTTAATCACTATGGTGACTACTCATCGGCGCAGATTGCTGCGGGCCTGAACTACACCTACGGCGGCTGGGCGGACGGCAACAGCCCGTCCGATATCGAAAACAGTAAGTTGGTCGTCCTGTTCGGTAACAACCCGGGCGAAACCCGCATGAGCGGCGGCGGGGTAACCTATTACCTCGAACAGGCCCGCGCCAAATCCAATGCCCGCATGATCATTATCGATCCGCGCTATACCGACACCGGCGCCGGACGTGAAGACGAGTGGATCCCAATCCGTCCGGGTACAGATGCAGCGCTGGTCTCGGCGCTTGCGTGGGTAATGATCACAGAAAACCTCGTCGATCAGCCTTTCCTGGATAAATACTGCGTCGGCTATGACGAGAAAACCCTGCCAGCCAGCGCGCCTGCTAACGGTCATTACAAAGCCTATATTCTCGGGCAGGGCAGCGACGGCGTGGCGAAAACGCCCGAGTGGGCGTCCACCATCACCGGTATTCCGCCCGAGCGTATCGTTCAGCTGGCGCGTGAGATTGGCTCGGCCAAACCGGCCTACATCAGCCAGGGCTGGGGACCGCAGCGCCATGCGAACGGCGAAATCGCGACTCGCGCCATCTCCATGCTCTCCATTCTGACCGGCAACGTCGGTATTCACGGCGGTAACACCGGCGCGCGTGAAGGCTCGTATGAAGTGCCGTTTGAACGTATGCCTACGCTGGATAACCCTGTTCAGACCAGCATCTCCATGTTTATGTGGACCGATGCGATCGAACGTGGTCCTGAAATGACCGCCCTGCGCGACGGCGTGCGCGGCAAGGACAAGCTGGACGTGCCGATCAAGATGATCTGGAACTATGCCGGTAACTGTCTCATCAACCAGCACTCCGAAATCAACCGCACCCATGAAATCCTGCAGGATGATAAGAAGTGCGAGATGATTGTGGTCATCGACTGCCACATGACCTCCTCGGCGAAATATGCCGATATCCTGCTGCCGGACTGCACGGCCTCTGAGCAGATGGATTTCGCGCTGGACGCCTCCTGCGGCAACATGTCCTATGTGATCTTTACCGACCAGGCGATTAAACCGCGCTTCGAGTGCAAAACCATTTATGAGATGACCTCTGAGCTGGCGAAACGTCTTGGCGTTGAGCAGCAGTTTACCGAGGGGCGTACTCAGGAAGGGTGGATGCGCCATCTGCATGAACTCTCCCGTAAGGCGGTCCCTGACCTGCCTGATTTCGATACCTTCCGTAAGCAGGGTATGTACAAACAGCGCGATCCGGAAGGGCACCACGTGGCGTACAAAGCGTTCCGTGAAGATCCGCAGGCGAACCCGCTGACCACGCCGTCGGGCAAAATCGAAATCTACTCAGAAGAGCTGGCAAAAATCGCGTCGACCTGGGAGCTGCCGGAAGGGGACGTTATCGATCCGCTGCCGATCTACACGCCAGGTTTCGAGAACTATAACGATCCGCTGACGGCGAAATTCCCGCTGCAGCTGACAGGTTTCCACTACAAAGCGCGCGTGCACTCCACCTACGGTAACGTCGACGTACTCAAGGCCGCCTGCCGTCAGGAGATGTGGATCAACCCGATGGATGCCAAAGCACGCGGCATCAGCAATGGCGATCGCGTGCGTATCTTCAACGGCCGCGGCGAGGTGCACATTGAGGCCAAAGTGACGCCGCGCATGATGCCAGGCGTGGTGGCGCTGGGGGAAGGGGCCTGGTACAACCCTGATGCCAACCGCATCGACCAGGCGGGCAGTATTAACGTGCTGACCACGCAGCGTCCGTCGCCGCTGGCGAAGGGCAACCCATCCCACACAAACCTTGTCCAGGTTGAAAAGGTTTAA
- the rarA gene encoding replication-associated recombination protein RarA yields MGNLSLDFSDNAFQPLAARMRPENLAQYIGQQHLLAAGKPLPRAIEAGHLHSMILWGPPGTGKTTLAEVIARYANADVERISAVTSGVKEIREAIERARQNRNAGRRTILFVDEVHRFNKSQQDAFLPHIEDGTIFFIGATTENPSFELNSALLSRARVYLLKSLTTEDIEKVLTQAMDDKARGYGGQDIVLPDDTRRAIAELVNGDARRALNTLEMMADMAEIDDAGKRVLKPELLTEIAGERSARFDNKGDRFYDLISALHKSVRGSAPDAALYWYARIITAGGDPLYVARRCLAIASEDVGNADPRAMQVALSAWDCFTRVGPAEGERAIAQAIVYLACAPKSNAVYTAFKAAMSDARERPDYDVPVHLRNAPTKLMKEMGYGQEYRYAHDEPNAYAAGEEYFPQEMAQTRYYHPTNRGLEGKIGEKLTWLAGQDQNSPIKRYR; encoded by the coding sequence GTGGGCAATCTGTCGCTCGATTTTTCAGATAACGCGTTTCAACCTCTGGCCGCTCGTATGCGGCCAGAAAATTTAGCGCAGTACATCGGCCAGCAGCATCTGCTGGCTGCCGGTAAGCCATTGCCGCGCGCCATTGAGGCCGGGCATCTTCACTCCATGATCCTCTGGGGCCCCCCTGGCACCGGCAAGACCACGCTTGCAGAAGTGATCGCCCGCTATGCCAATGCGGACGTTGAACGTATTTCGGCGGTAACCTCTGGCGTGAAAGAGATCCGCGAGGCGATCGAGCGTGCGCGGCAGAACCGCAATGCCGGGCGGCGCACCATCCTCTTCGTGGACGAAGTCCACCGCTTCAACAAGAGCCAGCAGGATGCCTTCCTGCCGCATATTGAAGACGGCACGATCTTCTTCATCGGTGCGACCACCGAAAACCCATCGTTTGAACTGAACTCGGCGCTGCTTTCCCGCGCGCGCGTTTACCTGCTCAAATCGCTCACCACCGAGGATATCGAAAAGGTTCTCACCCAGGCGATGGACGACAAAGCGCGCGGCTACGGCGGGCAGGATATCGTTCTGCCTGACGACACGCGTCGTGCGATTGCCGAGCTGGTCAACGGTGATGCGCGGCGTGCGCTGAACACGCTGGAAATGATGGCCGATATGGCCGAAATCGACGATGCCGGGAAGCGGGTGCTGAAACCGGAACTGCTCACCGAGATTGCGGGGGAGCGCAGCGCGCGTTTCGATAACAAAGGCGACCGTTTTTACGACCTGATCTCGGCGCTGCATAAGTCCGTGCGCGGCAGCGCGCCGGATGCGGCGCTTTACTGGTACGCGCGCATTATCACTGCGGGCGGCGATCCTTTATATGTCGCGCGTCGCTGTCTGGCGATTGCGTCAGAAGATGTCGGCAATGCCGATCCTCGCGCCATGCAGGTTGCGCTGTCGGCCTGGGACTGCTTCACCCGCGTTGGACCTGCGGAAGGCGAACGTGCCATTGCGCAGGCGATTGTTTATCTGGCCTGCGCGCCGAAAAGCAATGCGGTTTATACCGCCTTTAAAGCGGCGATGTCCGACGCGCGTGAACGTCCGGACTACGATGTGCCGGTTCACCTGCGTAACGCGCCGACCAAACTGATGAAAGAGATGGGGTATGGGCAGGAGTATCGTTACGCTCATGATGAACCCAATGCCTACGCTGCCGGGGAGGAATATTTCCCGCAGGAGATGGCACAAACGCGCTATTATCACCCCACAAACAGAGGTCTTGAAGGCAAGATTGGTGAAAAGCTCACCTGGCTCGCCGGACAGGATCAAAATAGCCCTATAAAACGCTACCGTTAG
- a CDS encoding DMSO/selenate family reductase complex B subunit, with protein MTTQYGFFIDSSRCTGCKTCELACKDYKDLTPDVSFRRIYEYAGGDWQEDNGVWHQNVFAYYLSIACNHCEDPACTKVCPSGAMHKREDGFVVVNEDVCIGCRYCHMACPYGAPQYNAAKGHMTKCDGCHTRVADGKKPICVESCPLRALDFGPIEELRQKHGQLAAVAPLPSAHFTKPSIVIKPNANSRPTGDTTGYLANPKEV; from the coding sequence ATGACAACCCAGTATGGATTTTTTATCGATTCCAGCCGTTGCACCGGGTGCAAAACCTGCGAGCTGGCCTGTAAAGATTACAAAGACCTGACTCCTGACGTCAGCTTCCGCCGTATTTACGAATACGCCGGTGGCGACTGGCAGGAAGATAACGGCGTCTGGCATCAGAACGTCTTTGCCTATTACCTGTCGATTGCCTGTAACCATTGTGAAGATCCGGCCTGCACCAAGGTCTGCCCGAGTGGGGCGATGCACAAGCGTGAAGACGGTTTTGTGGTGGTGAACGAAGATGTCTGCATCGGCTGTCGGTACTGCCACATGGCGTGCCCGTACGGCGCGCCGCAGTACAACGCCGCCAAAGGTCATATGACCAAATGCGACGGTTGCCACACCCGCGTGGCGGACGGCAAAAAGCCGATTTGCGTCGAGTCCTGTCCGCTGCGCGCGCTGGACTTCGGCCCGATTGAAGAGCTGCGTCAAAAACACGGTCAGCTTGCCGCAGTGGCACCGCTGCCGTCTGCGCACTTCACGAAGCCGAGCATTGTGATTAAACCTAACGCCAACAGCCGTCCTACAGGTGACACCACCGGCTACCTGGCAAATCCGAAGGAGGTGTGA
- the lolA gene encoding outer membrane lipoprotein chaperone LolA, producing the protein MKKIAIACALLTSFVASSVWADAASDLKSRLDKVSSFHASFTQKVTDGSGNAVQEGQGDLWVKRPNLFNWHMTQPDESILVSDGKTLWFFNPFVEQATATWLKDATSNTPFMLIARNQSSDWQQYNIKQTGDEFVLTPKGSNGNLKQFTINVSTNGTINQFGAVEQDDQRSSYQLKSQQNGAVDASKFTFTPPQGVTVDDQRNK; encoded by the coding sequence ATGAAAAAAATCGCCATCGCCTGTGCATTACTCACCAGTTTTGTCGCCAGCAGCGTCTGGGCTGATGCGGCCAGCGACCTTAAAAGCCGACTGGATAAAGTAAGCAGCTTCCACGCCAGCTTCACGCAAAAAGTGACTGACGGCAGCGGTAACGCGGTGCAGGAAGGTCAGGGAGATTTGTGGGTAAAACGCCCGAATCTGTTCAACTGGCACATGACCCAGCCGGATGAAAGCATCCTGGTCTCTGACGGTAAAACCTTATGGTTCTTCAACCCGTTTGTTGAGCAGGCTACGGCCACCTGGCTGAAAGATGCCACCAGCAATACACCGTTTATGCTGATTGCCCGTAACCAGTCCAGCGACTGGCAGCAGTACAATATTAAACAGACGGGTGACGAGTTTGTCCTGACGCCGAAAGGCAGTAACGGCAACCTGAAGCAGTTCACCATTAACGTAAGCACCAACGGTACGATTAATCAGTTTGGCGCGGTTGAGCAGGACGATCAGCGCAGCAGCTACCAGCTCAAGTCTCAGCAAAACGGCGCCGTTGATGCATCGAAATTCACCTTTACCCCGCCGCAGGGCGTAACGGTGGACGACCAACGCAATAAGTAA
- a CDS encoding anti-virulence regulator CigR family protein, protein MSIRRFSTTALAVVLSLTFATAPVMANPGNGNGGGHGNGGGQGNGGNHGNGNSGNHGNKQNNGQDNPGKSDKSFKSSKDVGNDVDARVSFDHARHLALNYGLTGYDSLPPGIAKNLARGKPLPPGIAKKTVPASMLGQLPSYPGYEWRVVGDDLVLIALSTAIVTSVINGVFK, encoded by the coding sequence ATGTCTATTCGTCGTTTTTCCACTACCGCACTTGCCGTAGTGTTGTCTTTAACGTTTGCAACGGCTCCGGTCATGGCTAATCCTGGAAACGGGAATGGCGGTGGTCACGGAAACGGTGGCGGGCAAGGTAATGGCGGTAATCATGGTAACGGAAATTCTGGTAACCATGGCAATAAGCAAAATAACGGTCAGGATAACCCTGGAAAATCGGATAAAAGCTTTAAAAGCAGTAAAGATGTCGGTAACGATGTCGACGCTCGCGTGAGCTTCGATCATGCCCGCCATCTGGCGCTGAATTATGGCCTAACGGGCTATGACTCTCTGCCTCCGGGTATCGCGAAAAACCTGGCGCGCGGTAAACCGTTGCCTCCGGGCATTGCGAAGAAAACCGTGCCGGCCTCAATGCTGGGTCAGCTTCCTTCCTACCCTGGCTATGAATGGCGCGTGGTCGGAGACGACCTGGTCTTAATTGCGCTGAGTACAGCCATTGTGACCTCCGTTATTAACGGCGTCTTTAAATAG
- a CDS encoding dimethyl sulfoxide reductase anchor subunit family protein: MGSGWHEWPLMIFTVFGQCVAGGFIVLALALLKGNLNAEQQQRLVLSMFGLWVLMGIGFIASTLHLGSPMRAFNSLNRVGASSLSNEIASGAIFFAVGGLGWLLAALKKLPAGLRSLWLIVTMVLGVVFVWMMVRVYNTIDTVPTWYSVWTPMSFFLTMFIGGPLLGYLLLRVAGVDGWAMRLLPAVSLLALVVSAMVALMQGAELATIHSSIQQASALVPDYGSLMAWRIVLLVAALVFWIAPQLKGYQPALPLLSLAFVLVLAGELIGRGVFYGLHMTVGMAIAS, encoded by the coding sequence ATGGGAAGTGGATGGCATGAATGGCCGCTGATGATCTTCACGGTCTTTGGCCAGTGCGTGGCGGGCGGTTTCATTGTGCTCGCGCTGGCGCTGCTGAAGGGGAATCTCAACGCTGAACAGCAGCAGCGTTTAGTGTTGAGCATGTTTGGCCTGTGGGTGCTGATGGGGATTGGGTTTATCGCCTCTACGCTGCACCTGGGTTCGCCGATGCGCGCGTTTAACTCTCTGAACCGCGTGGGGGCCTCATCCCTCAGTAACGAGATTGCCAGCGGGGCAATTTTCTTTGCCGTCGGTGGGCTGGGCTGGCTGCTGGCCGCTTTGAAGAAATTGCCTGCGGGTCTGCGCAGCCTGTGGCTGATCGTGACCATGGTGCTGGGCGTGGTGTTCGTGTGGATGATGGTGCGCGTCTATAACACCATCGATACCGTTCCAACCTGGTACAGCGTCTGGACGCCGATGAGCTTCTTCCTGACGATGTTTATCGGCGGGCCGCTGCTGGGCTACCTGCTGCTGCGCGTGGCGGGCGTAGACGGGTGGGCAATGCGTTTGCTGCCGGCTGTTTCGCTGCTGGCGCTGGTGGTGAGTGCGATGGTCGCTCTGATGCAGGGGGCAGAACTGGCAACCATTCACAGCTCTATCCAGCAGGCTTCTGCCCTGGTGCCGGACTACGGTTCTCTGATGGCCTGGCGCATCGTTCTGCTGGTCGCGGCGTTGGTATTCTGGATCGCTCCTCAGCTTAAAGGTTATCAGCCCGCGCTGCCGCTGCTGTCACTGGCCTTTGTGCTGGTCCTGGCGGGTGAACTGATTGGCCGCGGTGTGTTCTACGGGTTGCATATGACCGTTGGTATGGCTATCGCCAGTTAA
- the pflA gene encoding pyruvate formate lyase 1-activating protein: protein MSIIGRIHSFESCGTVDGPGIRFITFFQGCLMRCLYCHNRDTWDTHGGKEVTVEDLMKEVVTYRHFMNASGGGVTASGGEAILQAEFVRDWFRACHKEGIHTCLDTNGFVRRYDPVIDELLEVTDLVMLDLKQMNDEIHQNLVGVSNHRTLEFAKYIADKGIKTWIRYVVVPGWSDDDDSAHRLGEFTRDMGNVEKIELLPYHELGKHKWVAMGEEYKLDGVKPPKKETMERVKGILEQYGHKVMY from the coding sequence ATGTCAATTATTGGTCGCATTCACTCCTTTGAATCCTGTGGCACCGTCGATGGCCCGGGTATCCGCTTTATCACCTTTTTCCAGGGCTGCCTGATGCGCTGCCTGTACTGCCATAACCGTGACACCTGGGATACGCACGGCGGTAAAGAAGTGACCGTTGAAGACTTGATGAAAGAGGTGGTGACCTACCGCCACTTTATGAACGCGTCCGGCGGCGGCGTCACCGCATCCGGCGGTGAAGCCATTCTGCAGGCCGAATTTGTCCGCGACTGGTTCCGCGCCTGCCATAAAGAAGGCATTCATACCTGTCTCGACACCAACGGCTTTGTGCGCCGCTACGATCCGGTTATCGACGAGCTGCTTGAAGTGACCGATCTGGTGATGCTCGATCTTAAACAGATGAACGATGAGATCCACCAGAACCTCGTTGGCGTCTCAAACCACCGCACGCTGGAATTCGCCAAATACATTGCCGATAAAGGCATCAAAACCTGGATCCGCTACGTGGTGGTTCCCGGCTGGTCAGATGACGACGACTCCGCGCACCGCCTGGGGGAATTTACCCGCGACATGGGCAACGTCGAAAAAATCGAGCTTCTCCCCTATCACGAGCTGGGTAAACATAAATGGGTGGCGATGGGCGAAGAGTACAAACTTGATGGCGTGAAGCCGCCAAAAAAAGAGACGATGGAACGCGTCAAAGGTATTCTTGAACAGTACGGCCACAAGGTGATGTATTAA
- the serS gene encoding serine--tRNA ligase, which yields MLDPNLLRNEPDAVAEKLARRGFKLDVDKLRALEERRKVLQVQTENLQAERNSRSKSIGQAKARGEDIEPLRLEVNKLGEELDQAKAELDVLQAEIRDIALAIPNIPDDSVPVGKDENDNVEVKRWGTPREFDFEVRDHVTLGEMHAGLDFAAAVKLTGSRFVVMKGQIAHLHRALAQFMLDLHTEQHGYSETYVPYLVNHDTLYGTGQLPKFAGDLFHTRPLDEEADSSNYALIPTAEVPLTNLVRDEIIDEDDLPIKLTAHSPCFRSEAGSYGRDTRGLIRMHQFDKVEMVQIVRPEASMDALEEMTGHAEKVLELLGLPYRRMALCTGDMGFGACKTFDLEVWVPAQNTYREISSCSNVWDFQARRMQARCRSKSDKKTRLVHTLNGSGLAVGRTLVAVLENYQQADGRIEIPEVLRPYMKGQQYIG from the coding sequence ATGCTCGATCCCAATCTGCTGCGTAATGAGCCAGACGCAGTCGCTGAAAAACTGGCACGCCGGGGCTTTAAGCTGGATGTAGATAAGCTGCGCGCTCTCGAAGAGCGTCGTAAAGTTCTGCAGGTACAAACTGAAAATCTGCAGGCAGAGCGTAACTCTCGATCGAAATCCATCGGCCAGGCGAAAGCGCGCGGGGAAGATATTGAGCCATTACGCCTGGAAGTGAACAAACTGGGTGAAGAACTGGATCAGGCTAAAGCTGAGCTGGACGTTCTTCAGGCCGAGATTCGTGATATTGCCCTGGCTATCCCGAATATTCCTGACGACAGCGTGCCTGTCGGCAAAGATGAAAACGACAACGTTGAAGTGAAACGCTGGGGTACGCCTCGTGAGTTTGACTTCGAAGTGCGCGATCACGTGACGCTGGGCGAAATGCATGCGGGCCTGGACTTTGCGGCAGCGGTTAAGCTGACCGGCTCCCGTTTTGTGGTGATGAAAGGCCAGATTGCCCATCTGCACCGTGCGCTGGCGCAGTTCATGCTGGATCTGCACACCGAGCAGCATGGCTACAGCGAAACCTACGTGCCGTATCTGGTCAACCACGATACGCTGTACGGTACGGGCCAGCTGCCGAAATTTGCCGGCGATCTGTTCCATACCCGTCCGCTGGACGAGGAAGCAGACAGCAGCAACTACGCGCTGATCCCAACCGCTGAAGTGCCGCTGACTAACCTCGTGCGTGATGAGATCATCGATGAAGACGACCTGCCAATTAAGCTGACGGCACATTCACCGTGCTTCCGTTCTGAAGCAGGTTCTTACGGTCGCGACACGCGCGGTCTGATCCGTATGCACCAGTTCGACAAAGTTGAGATGGTGCAGATCGTCCGCCCTGAAGCGTCCATGGACGCGCTGGAAGAGATGACCGGCCACGCTGAGAAAGTGCTGGAGCTGCTGGGCCTGCCGTACCGTCGTATGGCCCTGTGCACCGGTGATATGGGCTTTGGCGCCTGCAAAACCTTCGATCTGGAAGTGTGGGTGCCTGCTCAGAACACCTATCGTGAGATCTCCTCCTGCTCTAACGTCTGGGATTTCCAGGCGCGTCGTATGCAGGCACGCTGCCGCAGCAAATCTGACAAGAAAACCCGCCTGGTGCATACCCTGAATGGTTCTGGTCTGGCTGTGGGCCGTACGCTGGTTGCCGTGCTGGAAAACTACCAGCAGGCAGACGGTCGTATTGAGATCCCTGAAGTGCTGCGTCCATACATGAAAGGCCAGCAGTACATCGGCTAA
- a CDS encoding MFS transporter: MTTYTRPVLLLLCGLLLLTLAIAVLNTLVPLWLAHENLPTWQVGMVSSSFFTGNLLGTLMTGSLIKRFGFNRSYYLASLIFAAGCAGLGLMVGFWSWMAWRFIAGVGCAMIWVVVESALMCSGTSRNRGRLLAAYMMVYYVGTVLGQLMVSKLPTDLMSVLPWVTGMVLAAILPLLFTRIVNQNSEHQESTHVWPMLRLRQARLGVNGCIISGIVLGSLYGLMPLYLNHQGVSDSGIGFWMAVMVSAGIVGQWPIGRLADRFGRLLVLRVQVFVVIMGCLAMLSNAAMAPALFILGAAGFTLYPVAMAWACEKVEHHQLVAMNQALLLSYTIGSLLGPTFTAMLMQNYSDNLLFIMIASVSFIYLLMLLRKAGEHPTPVAHA, translated from the coding sequence ATGACCACCTATACCCGGCCAGTGCTTCTGTTGCTTTGTGGCCTGCTTCTGTTGACCCTGGCGATCGCAGTGTTAAATACGCTCGTCCCGCTATGGCTCGCCCATGAAAACTTACCGACCTGGCAGGTGGGTATGGTCAGCTCGTCCTTTTTTACCGGGAACCTGCTGGGTACGCTAATGACCGGGAGCCTGATTAAGCGCTTTGGCTTTAATCGCAGCTATTATCTGGCTTCGCTGATTTTCGCCGCCGGGTGTGCCGGGCTGGGCCTGATGGTCGGCTTCTGGAGCTGGATGGCATGGCGCTTTATCGCAGGCGTAGGCTGCGCGATGATTTGGGTGGTGGTTGAAAGCGCGCTGATGTGCAGCGGCACCTCCCGCAACCGCGGACGCCTGCTGGCGGCCTATATGATGGTTTACTACGTCGGCACCGTGCTGGGTCAACTGATGGTCAGCAAGCTGCCAACCGATCTGATGAGCGTTCTGCCGTGGGTAACGGGCATGGTGCTCGCCGCGATCCTGCCGCTGCTCTTCACGCGCATTGTGAACCAGAACAGCGAGCATCAGGAATCGACCCACGTCTGGCCGATGCTCAGACTCCGTCAGGCGCGTCTGGGCGTTAACGGCTGCATTATCTCGGGGATTGTACTGGGCTCGCTCTATGGCCTGATGCCGCTCTATCTGAATCATCAGGGCGTCAGCGATTCTGGAATTGGCTTCTGGATGGCGGTGATGGTGAGTGCGGGGATCGTCGGGCAGTGGCCGATTGGCCGTCTGGCGGACCGCTTCGGTCGTCTGCTGGTGCTGCGCGTGCAGGTCTTTGTGGTCATTATGGGATGCCTTGCCATGCTCAGCAACGCCGCGATGGCGCCTGCGCTGTTTATTCTCGGGGCGGCTGGCTTTACGCTCTATCCGGTCGCGATGGCCTGGGCCTGTGAGAAAGTTGAACATCACCAGCTGGTAGCAATGAACCAGGCGCTGTTACTGAGCTATACCATCGGCAGCTTATTAGGCCCGACGTTTACCGCGATGCTGATGCAGAATTACTCTGATAACTTATTGTTTATCATGATCGCCAGCGTGTCGTTTATTTATCTCTTGATGCTGCTGCGCAAAGCAGGCGAGCATCCAACGCCTGTGGCACATGCCTGA